The DNA sequence GTTTCCTGAAACTTTCCTGGTCGCAATCCACTTTTTATGGTGTGTAGCTCCACCTCGAGGTGGAGGTCGGGTATACTTAGGGCTATCTTTGTGAAGCGCGTCATGTAGTCCTTGAGGCTTTCGTGCTGGCCTTGCTTGATTGTGTTCAGATAATCGGGGTCATGTAAGTAGATGGCCGATCCAACAAAGTGCTCCTCAAAGGGTTTTGATATGTCTCGAAATCGAGAAATAGAACCtgcaggcaaagaacaaaaccaatcaagtgtAGGACCGTCTAAGTAAGATGGAAAGCAACGACATAAAACTTTATCAGATGCACCGTTTACTATCATTATGGAGGTGAACTTCTTGATGTATTTCTTCGGATCACCTAACCCATCATAGGGAGTTAGGGTGGTCAGCAGAGTAAACCTCCGGGGTAGCACGAAGTTCATCACTTCAGCCGTGAATGGTCCAGGGGAGCTTTCCTGATCATCATTCTCATTGTCTTGCCGAGCTTCCTCATTATGCTCGGGTTGCTCCTCTTCCGGTCGAGCAGTGTTTGAGACATGTGTTGGCCCTGACTGCTGCTCAGCTTCTTCCGTCCGTTCTTGTTAGTCATTGTTTTCAGTTCTAGTGTTATTCAAGTTGGCAATTTGATTTGCCATTCTTTGGTTCTCCTCGGCCACGGCTTGCCGCAACTCGGTCACCATCCAGAGCAATTCGGATGGCGTGGGTGGAGGTTGTTCAGCCATGACTTCAAACGGGAACCTCGAGGCCGATGATATATGGAAAGTTTTATATtttcggccccacggtgggcgccaattgttcttgtatggatacctggaggGAGAGCTCAGTCTCTGGGAGTCGACGCCGAGCTATTGCCTTCGGTGCCGACCTTTAAATCTTGTGATAATCTGAGCTTCACTCCGAGAGGGTGTCCAATCGCGTAGAGCTTTGAGCAAGAAacaggggggagtgtacctgcaagggcactccgaagcttaagttAGTATTGAAAATTCAATGTCCCCTTAGAATAGAAGATCATACCTTTTTATAGGTGATAATGTATAAATCGGTTATGTTCCTGTTTTATTGTCTGTATTAAAGAGCAATAATAAGGGTAAATGTCAGGTTGGACGTTTCATATTTGTGAAGCAGTCCGTTAAGCTGATTTGTAACGTCACTTTTCAATAAATGACATTGATTGCCGATTAGTAACTGTAATGCCGATTTAATGACTGTAATGCCGAACTGTAACGCTGATTTTCTGAGTAATGATGTGAATAATGCCGAgttatgaatgataaagccaATTTATGATATTGGATTTgtaatggtatatatatatatatatatatatatatatatatatatattgtttattttaattattaccttgtgtatcctggagctatctacaaggtttttCACATATTATGTAATATGTATTGTTCTATTCGTACCTATGCGTTTAGTTATCATGTGTGAACGCTTCGCGTTTCGTAATACCGCTTTATGCAATTtgagcttttattccttcatcggacttctagtagtactatttccttctatatatatatatagaaataaatattattaattaattttataataaaaattaatatttacttattaaattaaaaataacatataaaaattgacaaaatatactttatatcaaaaacagaaataatatatgaataaaactCTAGCTTAACATGTTAATgtgaataaatattaatttaaaagatagaaTATCAATAAAGTACATAAAAGataatataatatgttatacAAAATCAGTACATAAAAATACTATTATTTCTATTGCatgtaattataaatttgatcCCTAATTGAGTCTCGAACACGATCCATTTCTATAGAAGAGTTAACAGTTAAAGTTTGATAAGAACTTTCACCAAtataactattattttctatatcAAGAATATTTACATTTTCATATTGATTAAATTTAGTATCTATTTTAGAATGTCTTCCAATAAAGTTATGAATAGCCATTATTGCGCACACTATCTAAACTTGAGTTTTAATTTTGAGCTTGGAAATATATGCAAGATAGCAAATTTATTTTCTCACACTCCAAAAGTCTTCTCTATATAGTGCATCTTAAGCTTGAGTGATAATAATTGAATACTTCGCTATGATTTGTAAATCCAAAGGAGCACCTAAAATATGCAAGATAATAGCCCTCACATTTATATGGACCAATATACTCTTTTGGTGTTGGATAATCGGCATCTACCAAATAATATTtacctaataaataataaaattagttacATATCATATAATAACCAAGTAAATATAGCTCATTTTGCAagaatatgataaaaattaactTGAAAAAAGATGCAAAAAATTCATGATAGAAGTTACAATAGTCTTGTCAAATACACAGACATAATGGCCGATGCCTTCCCATCCAGGTAATGCAAAAATAAAGTACATGTCCTAATCACATACAACTGTTATATTTTGTGTTGGATATTCTTTTCTTTCAATAAATTTGGATTGATCACTTGAACTAACTACACATGGAATATGAATACCATCAATTA is a window from the Arachis hypogaea cultivar Tifrunner chromosome 17, arahy.Tifrunner.gnm2.J5K5, whole genome shotgun sequence genome containing:
- the LOC112763575 gene encoding uncharacterized protein, with protein sequence MGVQEMVAMFLNMIGHGVGTLPPVSCSKLYAIGHPLGVKLRLSQDLKVGTEERTEEAEQQSGPTHVSNTARPEEEQPEHNEEARQDNENDDQESSPGPFTAEVMNFVLPRRFTLLTTLTPYDGLGDPKKYIKKFTSIMIVNGASDKVLCRCFPSYLDGPTLDWFCSLPAGSISRFRDISKPFEEHFVGSAIYLHDPDYLNTIKQGQHESLKDYMTRFTKIALSIPDLHLEVELHTIKSGLRPGKFQETIAVAKPKTMAEFREKAKGQIDIEELRQARKIEKPHYRDDDRTRDSKKNFKPIPRYETYTKFNTKHDDIIKEILNSKLIKPPRKAGNYPDSKGTDRSKYCSFHPKHGHNTDDCVITKDLLE